A single Geoanaerobacter pelophilus DNA region contains:
- a CDS encoding 16S rRNA (uracil(1498)-N(3))-methyltransferase codes for MRRFLVPANLISGESVIIEGDLYRHMAKVLRLQPGNRVALCDGQGMEFTATILQIDNRSLSLQITAQHSTAHRASELPFFTLIQGLPKGDKFELIIQKATELGVHNVIAFPAARSVVKIPQNQIDTRICRWGKIAAEAARQSERTTVPTITLVEDLGAALRNATQPVKLFLYEREQKNHLHETLEGIDPPTSVAILVGPEGGFSEAEISLARTTGFFPVSLGPRILRTETASLAMLSILQFLWGDLR; via the coding sequence ATGCGAAGATTTCTTGTCCCAGCTAATTTAATTTCAGGCGAATCGGTGATTATTGAAGGCGATCTGTATCGGCACATGGCTAAGGTCCTTCGCCTCCAGCCGGGTAACAGGGTCGCACTTTGTGACGGACAGGGAATGGAGTTTACCGCCACCATTCTCCAAATAGATAATCGAAGCCTTTCACTGCAAATCACAGCACAGCACAGCACCGCTCACAGAGCCTCCGAGCTGCCTTTTTTCACCTTGATTCAAGGACTCCCCAAAGGCGACAAATTCGAGTTAATCATCCAAAAAGCCACGGAATTGGGAGTACACAACGTCATAGCCTTTCCTGCAGCACGTTCCGTTGTCAAGATCCCGCAAAACCAGATTGACACGCGAATCTGTCGCTGGGGCAAAATTGCTGCGGAAGCGGCCAGGCAGTCCGAGCGAACCACCGTTCCGACTATTACCCTAGTTGAAGATCTTGGTGCGGCATTGCGCAATGCCACTCAGCCTGTTAAGCTTTTTCTGTATGAACGCGAGCAAAAAAATCACCTCCATGAGACACTTGAAGGGATTGATCCGCCCACCAGCGTGGCCATACTGGTAGGCCCTGAAGGAGGGTTTTCCGAGGCTGAGATTTCCCTGGCCCGGACAACCGGCTTCTTTCCGGTATCTTTGGGGCCACGAATCCTGAGGACGGAAACGGCCAGTCTGGCAATGCTGTCAATACTACAGTTTCTCTGGGGAGATTTACGCTAG
- a CDS encoding ribonuclease D, translating into MGFEFIANISQLELAAKLLEREPLLACDLEADSMHHYKEKVCLVQISSPGASYIIDPLACQDLSILAPIFANPRICKIFHGADYDVRSLHRDFGIEIHNLFDTMIACQFLGEAEFGLAAVLRKRFGVELDKRFQQADWSRRPISGEMLDYAVKDTTLLIPLYEQLKEELGSKGRFAWVQEECELLSRVRSAERRDEPLFLRFKGASKLSPPTLAVLESLLKFRETEAERRDVPPFKVLGNEVLRVLAERKPSTLGELDGITGLSPRLLQRYGVSLLTVIKEGVATPPGQYPEFPHSPRKKRTPANEARLKLLKAWRESKSDKTGLAPGLIANNALLETLADQNPGSENSWVLENLKQWQFSAFGAELATLLAS; encoded by the coding sequence ATGGGATTTGAATTCATTGCCAATATCTCTCAGCTGGAACTCGCTGCTAAGCTTCTCGAAAGAGAGCCGTTATTGGCATGCGACTTAGAGGCTGACTCAATGCATCATTATAAGGAGAAGGTTTGCCTGGTGCAGATATCTTCTCCTGGTGCCTCATATATTATCGACCCGCTGGCTTGCCAGGACCTGTCGATTTTGGCGCCGATCTTTGCCAACCCACGCATCTGCAAGATCTTTCATGGGGCTGACTACGATGTGCGTTCTCTGCACCGCGACTTCGGTATCGAGATCCATAATCTGTTCGACACCATGATTGCCTGCCAGTTTCTGGGTGAAGCAGAGTTTGGACTTGCTGCGGTACTGAGGAAACGGTTCGGAGTGGAGTTGGACAAGAGGTTTCAGCAGGCAGACTGGAGCCGTCGGCCGATTTCCGGAGAGATGCTGGACTATGCGGTAAAAGATACCACCTTGCTTATTCCGCTTTACGAGCAGCTGAAAGAGGAGCTGGGCAGCAAGGGTCGTTTTGCATGGGTACAAGAAGAGTGTGAGCTTCTTTCACGGGTACGGAGTGCTGAGCGTCGCGACGAACCTCTTTTCCTCAGGTTTAAAGGTGCTTCAAAGCTGTCGCCGCCAACATTGGCTGTTTTGGAGAGTCTACTTAAATTCAGGGAAACCGAGGCAGAGCGTCGTGATGTTCCGCCATTCAAGGTTCTTGGTAATGAAGTCCTGAGAGTGCTGGCTGAACGCAAGCCGTCAACCTTGGGAGAGCTGGATGGCATCACCGGGTTGTCGCCGCGGTTGCTGCAACGTTATGGCGTGTCCCTGCTGACGGTGATCAAGGAGGGGGTGGCTACGCCACCAGGGCAATATCCCGAATTTCCCCATTCTCCGAGGAAAAAAAGAACTCCGGCAAACGAGGCAAGACTCAAGCTTCTCAAGGCCTGGCGGGAGAGTAAATCTGACAAGACTGGGCTGGCGCCGGGACTTATCGCAAATAATGCCCTGCTGGAGACTCTGGCAGACCAAAATCCGGGCAGCGAAAACAGTTGGGTGCTTGAGAATCTGAAGCAGTGGCAGTTTAGTGCCTTTGGCGCCGAGCTTGCCACTCTTCTTGCGAGCTGA
- the mqnC gene encoding cyclic dehypoxanthinyl futalosine synthase codes for MNSIETIICNVEQGKPLQRSDALQLLVDADLLQLGKLADAIRRQVHPDKLVTFVVDRNVNYTNICESKCRFCAFYRDQDSPDAFLLAEEEIFSKIAELVAVGGTQLLMQGGLHPSLGVAWFERLFREIKARFPQVQNHSLSPAEITQIAQVSKLSIPETLLRLKAAGLDSVPGGGAEILVDRVRQEISPKKIGWEGWSSVMREAALLGMPTTATMMFGSTEGPEDVVEHIFRVRELQAAGGSFTAFIPWTYQPGNTELGGKTATGIDYLKVLALSRIVLDNVPNIQASWVTQGARMAQVALFFGANDLGGTMLEENVVAAAGCRFRMSMTEMIELIHGAGFRAAQRTTLYDIVKEF; via the coding sequence ATGAATTCCATTGAAACAATAATTTGTAACGTTGAGCAGGGCAAACCTCTGCAGCGGAGTGACGCCTTGCAATTACTGGTTGACGCCGACCTGTTGCAACTCGGCAAGCTGGCAGATGCAATCCGTCGTCAGGTCCACCCTGATAAGCTGGTTACTTTTGTGGTGGACAGGAACGTAAATTATACCAACATCTGCGAATCCAAATGCCGTTTTTGCGCCTTTTATCGGGACCAGGATTCCCCGGACGCTTTTTTACTGGCAGAAGAGGAAATCTTCAGCAAGATCGCAGAGCTGGTGGCTGTTGGCGGTACTCAGCTGCTGATGCAGGGCGGACTTCATCCTTCGCTTGGCGTTGCATGGTTTGAGCGGTTGTTCCGGGAGATTAAGGCAAGATTTCCGCAAGTTCAGAATCATTCGCTGTCACCGGCCGAGATTACCCAGATTGCCCAGGTCTCTAAACTCTCCATACCGGAAACTCTGCTTCGTTTAAAAGCTGCGGGATTGGACTCGGTTCCCGGGGGTGGCGCAGAGATTCTTGTTGATCGCGTGCGCCAGGAGATATCGCCGAAAAAGATCGGCTGGGAAGGCTGGTCCAGCGTAATGCGCGAAGCTGCTCTGTTAGGGATGCCAACCACCGCGACCATGATGTTCGGCAGTACCGAGGGGCCGGAAGATGTCGTGGAACATATTTTCCGGGTGCGCGAGCTGCAGGCGGCCGGCGGCAGTTTTACCGCATTCATCCCCTGGACTTACCAGCCCGGAAATACCGAACTGGGGGGCAAGACGGCAACCGGCATCGACTACCTCAAGGTGCTTGCCTTGTCGCGGATTGTGCTGGACAATGTCCCCAATATTCAGGCCAGTTGGGTGACCCAAGGGGCGAGGATGGCCCAGGTGGCTCTCTTCTTCGGGGCCAATGATCTTGGCGGAACCATGCTCGAAGAAAATGTCGTGGCTGCTGCCGGGTGCCGATTCAGGATGAGCATGACGGAAATGATCGAGCTGATCCATGGCGCCGGTTTCCGCGCGGCCCAACGCACCACCTTGTACGATATTGTGAAGGAGTTTTGA
- a CDS encoding LysE family translocator, whose translation MTASILFVFLAASIALTFAPGPDNLFVVTQGIARGRRAAILTALGMCSGITVHTVAAAAGISALFYSSALAFQVVKFAGAGYLIYLAWQAVRERSSLGLAASLGLSGAALFRRGFVMNVLNPKVALFFLAFLPQFTNREAGNIPLQMAVLGLVFMAQALVIFTGIGFFSGIVGNWILRRPRAGRWFSWLSAAIFASLGVRLALAQR comes from the coding sequence ATGACAGCATCAATATTATTCGTATTTCTCGCTGCGTCTATTGCCCTGACCTTTGCACCCGGTCCGGACAATCTGTTTGTGGTAACGCAGGGGATAGCCCGTGGCAGAAGAGCGGCAATCCTCACCGCCTTGGGTATGTGCAGCGGCATTACGGTGCATACTGTTGCTGCGGCAGCTGGAATATCGGCGCTGTTCTACTCGTCTGCTCTGGCTTTTCAGGTGGTGAAATTCGCCGGAGCTGGTTACCTCATCTACCTGGCATGGCAGGCTGTTCGTGAGCGCAGTTCTTTGGGGCTTGCCGCATCACTAGGTCTGTCGGGGGCTGCTCTCTTTCGGCGCGGCTTTGTCATGAATGTCCTGAATCCCAAGGTGGCGCTTTTCTTTCTGGCATTCCTGCCGCAGTTCACCAATCGCGAGGCGGGCAACATCCCGCTGCAGATGGCGGTCCTTGGGCTGGTTTTCATGGCTCAAGCCCTGGTAATCTTTACCGGTATTGGTTTTTTCTCCGGCATTGTCGGGAATTGGATTTTGCGGCGGCCTAGGGCGGGCCGCTGGTTTTCGTGGCTGTCAGCGGCGATTTTTGCTTCCCTGGGGGTCAGGCTTGCTTTGGCACAAAGGTAA
- the mqnE gene encoding aminofutalosine synthase MqnE produces the protein MSRFKTIATKVTNGERITDDDALFLFECRDLLAVGELAAFANHRINGKRVFFNVNRHINHTNICVNRCKFCAFSKTADEPGAYCYDLEEIRNRAIEAAEQGATEIHIVGGLHPDLPFDFYLEMLRTVRQVSETLHVKAFTAVEIDYLAKIAGLSLAETLGELKLAGLGSLPGGGAEILRQEIRDQLCPEKISGERWLEIMKDVHLSGLKSNATMLYGHVESYSDRVDHMRRLRMLQDETGGFQVFIPLAFQKENNPLGHLKNPMSGGVDDLMTLAIARLYLDNFANIKAYWVMLGEKIAQTSLCFGVNDLDGTVVEEKIGHDAGAGSPQLMTKDDIVSLISKAGRCPVERDTLYNVIRAY, from the coding sequence TTGAGCCGGTTTAAAACAATTGCGACAAAAGTCACCAACGGTGAGCGGATCACCGATGATGATGCCCTTTTCCTCTTTGAATGCCGGGATCTGCTGGCGGTAGGTGAACTGGCCGCATTTGCCAATCACCGGATTAACGGCAAGCGCGTCTTCTTCAATGTCAATCGCCACATCAATCACACCAATATCTGTGTCAATCGCTGTAAGTTCTGTGCCTTTTCCAAGACCGCCGATGAGCCGGGCGCGTATTGCTACGATCTGGAAGAGATTCGTAACCGGGCTATTGAGGCGGCAGAACAGGGGGCGACCGAGATTCATATCGTCGGCGGTCTCCACCCTGACTTGCCATTCGATTTTTACCTGGAGATGCTCAGGACCGTTAGGCAGGTATCGGAAACCCTTCATGTCAAGGCGTTTACCGCGGTCGAAATCGATTACCTGGCGAAGATTGCCGGGCTGTCGCTTGCCGAGACTCTGGGTGAGCTGAAACTCGCCGGACTGGGTTCTCTTCCCGGTGGTGGGGCGGAGATTCTGCGGCAAGAGATCCGGGACCAGCTCTGCCCAGAGAAGATTTCCGGTGAGCGGTGGCTCGAAATCATGAAAGACGTTCACCTGTCAGGGCTCAAATCCAATGCAACCATGCTTTACGGGCATGTGGAATCGTACTCGGATCGGGTAGACCATATGCGGCGCCTAAGAATGTTACAGGATGAAACCGGAGGGTTTCAGGTCTTTATTCCCTTGGCGTTTCAAAAAGAGAACAACCCGCTCGGTCACCTGAAGAACCCGATGAGCGGCGGCGTGGATGACCTCATGACCCTGGCGATTGCCCGCCTCTACCTCGACAACTTTGCCAATATCAAGGCTTACTGGGTGATGCTTGGCGAGAAGATTGCCCAGACTTCCCTCTGTTTTGGCGTGAATGACCTGGACGGCACCGTGGTCGAGGAAAAGATAGGTCACGACGCCGGGGCTGGTTCGCCCCAGTTGATGACGAAAGACGACATTGTCAGCCTTATCAGCAAAGCAGGACGCTGCCCTGTCGAACGCGACACGCTGTACAACGTAATCAGGGCTTATTGA
- a CDS encoding UbiX family flavin prenyltransferase encodes MNGRHIAVAITGASGSIYGLRLVQELLAAGCCLSVLVSRAGFAVLKEEHHLDWSGEADLVNVRLRRHFNVEAEQLRYYADSDFHSPLASGSSTASAMVVVPASMGTVARIAAGVSGNLLERAADVMLKEKRPLLMVPRETPLSAIHLENMLKLARLGVSIIPAMPGFYGKPQTVDDLVNFVVGKVLDALAVEHALYQRWGEN; translated from the coding sequence ATGAACGGAAGGCATATCGCTGTCGCAATTACCGGGGCATCGGGTTCCATATACGGGTTGCGCCTTGTCCAGGAACTGCTCGCAGCAGGATGCTGTTTGAGTGTTCTGGTAAGCAGGGCAGGATTTGCCGTTCTCAAGGAGGAGCACCATCTGGACTGGTCCGGTGAGGCCGATCTGGTGAACGTAAGGCTCAGAAGGCATTTTAATGTCGAAGCGGAACAGCTCCGTTATTATGCTGATAGTGATTTCCATTCACCTCTTGCCAGCGGGTCTTCCACAGCAAGTGCCATGGTTGTCGTGCCGGCGTCAATGGGGACTGTTGCCCGCATAGCTGCAGGAGTTTCGGGGAATCTGCTGGAGCGGGCTGCAGACGTCATGCTCAAGGAAAAGCGACCGCTGCTCATGGTCCCCCGTGAAACGCCACTTTCCGCAATACACCTGGAGAATATGTTGAAGCTTGCTAGACTCGGGGTTAGTATCATCCCTGCTATGCCCGGGTTTTACGGCAAACCACAGACCGTTGACGATCTGGTGAATTTTGTTGTGGGTAAGGTGCTGGACGCTTTGGCTGTTGAACATGCGCTTTACCAGAGATGGGGCGAGAATTGA
- a CDS encoding 4-hydroxybenzoate octaprenyltransferase, translated as MMADETTRGLFARIKIFLEMIKFSHTIFALPFALTGALLAGRGIPSSIQLFWIIMAMVGARTAAMGLNRLIDAEIDARNPRTAGRAIPAGLLGKGTVVLFVIVSVMLLFYAAAMLNPLCLQLAPVALFFLVLYSYCKRFTSLAHVVLGLCLGAAPVGAWVAIKGTIELPAVLLGLAVLFWVAGFDILYALQDLEFDRSAGLHSIPVTLGVKGSLYLARFLSLAMIALLAWLHVVLQLGGFFLLGMVLSALLLAYEHWLLRKGDLEKLDMAFFTMNGYISIIVFVATLCEIMVHKVGA; from the coding sequence ATGATGGCAGATGAGACAACCCGAGGGTTATTCGCTCGGATAAAAATTTTCCTGGAGATGATCAAGTTCTCCCATACTATCTTTGCCTTGCCGTTTGCCCTTACCGGGGCGCTCCTGGCAGGCCGTGGGATTCCATCATCAATCCAGCTGTTCTGGATAATTATGGCCATGGTCGGGGCAAGGACTGCTGCCATGGGGCTTAATCGGCTGATCGATGCCGAGATTGATGCCAGAAACCCGCGTACTGCCGGTCGCGCCATACCTGCCGGTCTTCTGGGTAAAGGTACGGTGGTGTTATTTGTAATAGTTTCCGTGATGCTTTTGTTTTATGCCGCTGCGATGCTTAATCCTCTTTGTTTGCAACTTGCACCGGTCGCGCTGTTTTTTCTGGTGCTCTACTCTTATTGCAAACGCTTTACCTCACTGGCCCATGTTGTTCTCGGGCTGTGCCTTGGTGCGGCTCCGGTAGGGGCGTGGGTTGCCATCAAGGGCACGATTGAACTGCCGGCGGTTCTGCTTGGCTTAGCCGTGCTTTTCTGGGTTGCGGGCTTCGACATTCTCTATGCATTGCAGGATCTTGAATTTGACCGCTCGGCCGGCCTTCATTCCATTCCGGTTACTTTGGGAGTTAAGGGTTCGCTTTATCTGGCGCGGTTCCTGTCGTTGGCAATGATAGCACTCCTCGCCTGGCTCCATGTTGTGCTGCAATTGGGGGGATTCTTCCTCTTGGGGATGGTGCTGTCGGCGCTGCTGCTGGCCTATGAACACTGGCTGCTCAGGAAGGGCGATCTTGAAAAGCTCGACATGGCCTTTTTTACCATGAACGGCTACATCAGCATCATTGTATTTGTTGCCACACTCTGTGAAATAATGGTGCATAAGGTGGGAGCATGA
- a CDS encoding UbiD family decarboxylase codes for MVNHDLRDFLCRLEELGEIHQVPVEVDPVFEMSAICSKVCKLGVAGKALLFEKVKGSSFRAAANLFGSEKRLAAALNLEKLADLSGIMTEFLNGLAGASSKEKLSSLAKGGSASRLRPVTQATAPCQELRIDPPDLSGLPIPKSWPEDGIPAHDGRYLTLPVVVTAGPSGDHALNCGMYRAAVLGPDRLAIHWTATSGGSFHAAAWREVGRPMPVAIAVGGPPALTFAAMLPLPPELDEYTFAGLLQGAPITAVRCLTSSLLVPAGAELVIEGVIEPGETVEDGAFGNHTGYYHPSGLSPLVRVTAITHRRGMIYPFTVVGPPPMEDCWLAEAACRLLLPLLQVDIPAVKDVYQPGAGIFHGATIVAVDVTGAGGRTKLLELFREKNWLAGSRLLIFVDADQDPSDVAGVYWRVLNNVEWQRDLVINGPHLAIDATRKPGDQRVAVTIDPETECLIEKRWREYGFNDGR; via the coding sequence ATGGTGAATCATGATCTGAGGGATTTCCTGTGTCGCCTTGAAGAACTCGGCGAAATACATCAGGTGCCGGTTGAGGTTGATCCTGTTTTTGAGATGTCCGCCATCTGCAGCAAGGTTTGCAAGCTTGGTGTAGCAGGAAAGGCGCTGCTCTTTGAAAAGGTTAAAGGGTCCAGTTTTCGGGCTGCCGCCAATCTTTTCGGGTCGGAGAAACGGCTGGCCGCTGCCTTGAATCTCGAAAAACTGGCTGACCTGTCTGGCATCATGACCGAGTTCCTTAATGGTCTGGCAGGCGCGAGCTCAAAAGAGAAACTCAGCTCCCTTGCCAAAGGGGGTTCAGCAAGCCGATTGAGGCCAGTGACTCAAGCAACTGCTCCCTGTCAGGAGCTAAGGATCGACCCCCCGGATTTGTCCGGACTGCCGATTCCAAAAAGCTGGCCGGAAGATGGTATACCCGCTCATGATGGCCGTTACCTAACACTGCCGGTGGTTGTCACGGCCGGACCCTCTGGCGATCATGCTCTGAACTGCGGGATGTATCGTGCTGCAGTGCTTGGACCTGACAGACTTGCAATTCACTGGACTGCCACGAGCGGCGGATCCTTTCATGCAGCGGCATGGCGCGAAGTTGGCAGGCCGATGCCTGTTGCCATTGCTGTTGGCGGTCCGCCTGCCCTGACATTCGCTGCCATGTTGCCTCTTCCGCCGGAACTGGATGAGTACACCTTTGCCGGGCTACTCCAGGGAGCGCCGATTACTGCGGTCCGCTGTCTTACCAGCAGTCTGCTTGTCCCTGCCGGTGCCGAACTGGTTATCGAAGGGGTGATCGAGCCGGGAGAGACGGTAGAAGACGGCGCGTTCGGCAACCATACCGGGTATTATCACCCTTCCGGGCTTTCTCCTCTGGTACGGGTCACCGCAATAACCCACCGCCGTGGTATGATTTATCCGTTTACTGTGGTCGGTCCGCCCCCCATGGAGGACTGCTGGCTTGCCGAGGCAGCCTGTCGGTTGCTGTTGCCATTGCTGCAGGTGGACATCCCGGCGGTGAAAGATGTCTACCAACCTGGTGCAGGGATATTTCACGGGGCCACGATCGTAGCGGTTGACGTGACTGGTGCCGGCGGCAGGACTAAGCTGCTGGAGCTGTTCCGGGAGAAGAACTGGCTTGCCGGGTCACGGCTCCTGATCTTCGTCGATGCGGATCAGGACCCATCCGATGTTGCTGGAGTCTACTGGCGGGTATTGAACAACGTGGAATGGCAGCGAGACCTGGTCATTAATGGCCCGCATTTGGCGATTGACGCGACCCGCAAGCCTGGTGATCAGAGAGTGGCAGTTACAATTGACCCGGAGACCGAGTGTTTGATCGAGAAGCGGTGGCGGGAGTATGGATTCAATGATGGCAGATGA
- a CDS encoding fused MFS/spermidine synthase, producing MGRAAIILTYSIFFLSGSAALIYEIVWTRYLSLVFGGSHLAVTTVLTVFMTGLALGSYFIGRKIDNRKHLLSLFGYLELGTGASALLFAGLMKVYPQVYVVLAQFAPESTGYLTFIRVTFAVIALIVPTTLMGGTLPVLTGFTSRLMSGASIRLSFLYGCNTIGAVFGAAATGFVMLRSFSMGKTLLTAVAINLFVGIAAIMLQRILAKPAGEELQPDQGTEFAQVTVAPDNLLPFRLVIWGIGVSGFCAMGYEVLWSRILSVAVGASAYGFTLLLMAFLSGIGLGSAAYGIFCRVSGRWRRGFTTAADGAITAFGWVQVAIGATALLATMQFRILPTYVAFLRSYILGVFPGGDQFQLVQLANFILVFSIMFVPAFFMGVAIPLAGGIHCRYRRTVGFAVGELLSFNTVGAIFGAGVSGYLLMYLFGIQRSLQLIILLNIGYGCLVIASIKWGKTAVWLTTVVALAALMVPVAAPESWRLWNPKMYAIYQSNKPEAYGSSDEFNEMLANMNIRYYAEGAQSIVSAIQSADVLFFITNGRVEASNTHHDMQCQYVLGHLPMLLHKNPRRVFVLGTGSGMTLGAVSVHPAVEKITLAEIEPQVLGVAKTFGIDNHYILNKPDPRLKIVFNDGRNYLLTTKDKFDVITADPVHPWFSGAGYLYSTEYFRLAAQRLNPGGIICQWLPLYELTDENLKSVVRTIRENFAYTMIWVTHYDAEIIASNSPLLINEQELEQRISAWQVLGDMRQIKMGSAEDFLSYFVMGTEGTRAYSRGGRINTDDNLYLEFSAPRSIGMEYLRAANLAEILRNRESVLPYLSKPQDEAGRVRQQAKWGGIYRAALLEDRAHVLDVEGKSMTYEFAEIASELENRYPRYAPWRYTKEESGSIRGGDPRILKEQELTLLDEKGALVKAEFLAVIVRKNSKSARLFFVDDNTQTVFAKLRVRGASRDAYIDSLTSDIMKGVHEIYGDELAKAAATGQTAPSMFTVFPRFKTMIEARIDQE from the coding sequence ATGGGCAGAGCAGCCATCATTCTGACATACAGCATCTTTTTCCTTTCCGGATCTGCAGCCCTTATCTACGAGATCGTCTGGACCCGCTATCTGAGTCTTGTCTTTGGCGGATCCCACCTTGCGGTCACTACGGTGCTTACCGTGTTCATGACCGGCCTGGCCTTGGGCAGCTACTTTATTGGCAGAAAAATCGACAACCGGAAGCACCTGTTATCTCTCTTCGGCTACCTGGAGTTAGGCACTGGAGCATCGGCACTGCTCTTTGCCGGACTTATGAAGGTTTATCCCCAGGTATACGTTGTCCTCGCCCAGTTTGCCCCGGAGTCAACCGGCTACCTCACTTTCATCCGCGTGACCTTTGCCGTTATTGCCTTGATTGTTCCGACAACACTAATGGGAGGAACTCTGCCGGTATTGACCGGTTTCACTTCCCGGTTGATGTCGGGGGCGAGCATCCGTCTTTCGTTTCTCTATGGGTGCAACACCATTGGCGCTGTTTTTGGGGCAGCAGCTACCGGTTTCGTGATGCTCCGCAGCTTCTCCATGGGTAAGACGCTGCTGACTGCTGTGGCGATTAATCTTTTTGTCGGCATCGCTGCTATCATGCTGCAGCGGATCTTGGCGAAGCCGGCCGGCGAAGAGCTGCAACCGGACCAGGGGACCGAATTTGCCCAGGTTACTGTCGCCCCTGACAATTTACTCCCTTTCAGGCTGGTGATCTGGGGTATCGGGGTGAGCGGCTTCTGTGCCATGGGCTATGAGGTCCTGTGGAGTCGGATCTTGAGTGTTGCTGTTGGGGCCAGCGCTTACGGCTTTACTCTCTTGCTGATGGCCTTCCTCTCTGGGATAGGCCTGGGCAGCGCTGCTTATGGTATTTTCTGCCGGGTTTCCGGCAGGTGGCGCAGGGGATTCACTACTGCAGCCGATGGGGCAATAACTGCTTTCGGGTGGGTCCAGGTGGCCATAGGAGCAACAGCTCTGCTGGCAACAATGCAGTTCCGTATCCTGCCTACATACGTTGCTTTTTTACGCAGCTATATCCTTGGGGTCTTCCCTGGTGGCGACCAGTTCCAGCTTGTGCAGCTGGCAAATTTTATCCTGGTGTTCTCTATAATGTTTGTCCCGGCTTTCTTCATGGGGGTTGCCATCCCTTTGGCCGGGGGCATCCATTGCCGTTACCGGAGGACGGTCGGCTTTGCCGTCGGCGAACTGCTTTCTTTCAATACCGTCGGCGCCATTTTCGGCGCTGGCGTCAGCGGTTATCTGCTCATGTACTTGTTCGGCATCCAGCGCTCACTGCAGCTCATAATACTGCTCAACATAGGTTACGGCTGTTTGGTTATAGCGAGCATCAAATGGGGCAAAACAGCTGTTTGGTTGACAACAGTGGTTGCGCTGGCGGCCCTCATGGTGCCGGTTGCTGCCCCGGAAAGCTGGCGGCTCTGGAACCCGAAGATGTATGCCATCTATCAGTCCAACAAACCCGAAGCATACGGCAGTTCTGATGAGTTCAACGAAATGCTGGCGAACATGAACATCCGTTATTATGCAGAAGGGGCACAGTCTATAGTAAGCGCGATCCAGTCAGCGGACGTCCTCTTTTTCATCACTAACGGCCGGGTAGAGGCATCCAATACCCACCACGACATGCAGTGCCAGTATGTCTTAGGCCATCTCCCGATGTTGCTGCATAAGAATCCGCGGCGGGTTTTTGTGCTGGGCACCGGTAGTGGCATGACCTTGGGCGCGGTCTCGGTACATCCTGCTGTCGAGAAGATCACCCTGGCCGAAATCGAACCGCAAGTGCTTGGGGTTGCCAAAACATTCGGTATAGACAATCACTACATTCTTAATAAACCTGATCCCAGGCTGAAGATTGTCTTTAATGACGGTCGCAACTATCTGCTTACCACGAAAGACAAATTCGACGTGATCACGGCCGATCCGGTACACCCCTGGTTCAGTGGCGCCGGCTACCTCTACTCCACGGAATATTTCCGGTTGGCCGCGCAGCGGCTTAACCCCGGTGGAATCATCTGCCAGTGGTTGCCTTTATACGAATTAACCGACGAGAATCTAAAATCCGTTGTCCGGACAATCCGGGAAAACTTTGCCTACACTATGATCTGGGTTACCCACTATGATGCAGAGATCATCGCCAGCAACTCCCCGCTGCTCATCAATGAGCAGGAGCTGGAGCAGCGGATTTCAGCTTGGCAGGTTTTGGGCGACATGCGACAGATAAAGATGGGGAGCGCCGAGGATTTCCTCAGCTACTTCGTGATGGGAACAGAGGGGACAAGGGCTTACAGTCGTGGCGGAAGAATCAATACCGATGATAACCTCTATCTGGAATTTTCTGCGCCGCGCAGCATAGGGATGGAATATCTCAGGGCTGCCAATCTGGCGGAAATTCTTAGGAACAGGGAAAGCGTTCTTCCTTATCTGAGCAAGCCGCAGGATGAGGCAGGTCGGGTTCGGCAGCAGGCCAAATGGGGTGGCATCTACCGTGCGGCACTGTTGGAAGACAGGGCCCATGTTCTGGATGTTGAAGGCAAGTCCATGACCTATGAGTTTGCCGAGATTGCCTCTGAGCTGGAGAACCGTTACCCGCGTTATGCGCCGTGGCGGTATACCAAGGAGGAGTCGGGGAGCATCAGAGGTGGTGACCCCAGAATCCTGAAGGAACAGGAACTGACCCTGCTGGATGAAAAGGGGGCCTTGGTAAAGGCCGAGTTTTTGGCAGTCATTGTCCGCAAAAACAGCAAGTCTGCGCGGCTCTTTTTCGTTGACGACAACACGCAAACTGTCTTTGCGAAACTCAGAGTAAGGGGGGCCTCAAGAGATGCTTACATTGACAGTCTCACCTCAGACATCATGAAGGGGGTACATGAAATCTATGGGGACGAGCTGGCAAAAGCCGCAGCAACCGGTCAGACAGCCCCTTCCATGTTTACGGTGTTCCCAAGGTTCAAGACAATGATCGAAGCCAGAATAGACCAGGAGTGA